A stretch of the Polynucleobacter tropicus genome encodes the following:
- a CDS encoding heavy-metal-associated domain-containing protein translates to MLSLKVSGMTCGGCINAVTRAVQAQDPGAKVQADLATQTVTLETTLSAEKAAQLITDAGFPVVQ, encoded by the coding sequence ATGTTGAGTCTAAAAGTGTCGGGAATGACCTGTGGGGGTTGCATTAATGCGGTGACCCGAGCCGTACAGGCTCAGGATCCTGGGGCTAAAGTGCAGGCCGATTTAGCAACCCAGACTGTGACTCTTGAAACTACCCTTTCTGCCGAAAAAGCGGCTCAGCTTATAACAGATGCCGGCTTTCCGGTTGTTCAATAA
- a CDS encoding DUF3047 domain-containing protein, with amino-acid sequence MRKLAMLLTTLLIAFVLSGCAGFGGSSVQDESGQAFRADQIPAQEELPKFSAEAAKEGVPQGWSFYRIAPYKKNTVYRLENYQGKTVLSANSKTAASGLAVKLKPKKANNLWLQWEWKALSAMPEADNSEGYRDDAPLRILVAFDGNKSKLSLKEKMNFEMANLISGQEMPYATLMYIWSGKSPVDSILTNAHTSRIKMIVVDSGWDNLGQWHKHQRDLSADYKRAYGEAPGDVIGVALLTDTDNTKSETRAFYGDIELVRKPAK; translated from the coding sequence ATGCGCAAACTCGCCATGCTCCTCACGACGCTCTTGATAGCCTTTGTGCTATCGGGCTGCGCTGGATTTGGCGGAAGCTCGGTTCAGGATGAGTCTGGGCAAGCATTTCGCGCTGATCAGATTCCTGCTCAGGAAGAGTTGCCAAAGTTCTCTGCTGAGGCGGCAAAAGAGGGGGTACCGCAAGGATGGAGTTTTTATCGTATTGCTCCTTATAAAAAGAACACCGTCTATCGTTTGGAAAATTACCAAGGTAAAACGGTCTTAAGCGCAAACTCAAAAACAGCTGCATCAGGATTGGCAGTAAAGCTGAAGCCAAAGAAGGCGAATAACTTGTGGTTGCAGTGGGAGTGGAAAGCGCTAAGTGCTATGCCTGAAGCTGATAATAGCGAGGGTTATCGTGATGATGCGCCCTTAAGAATCTTGGTTGCGTTTGATGGCAACAAATCCAAGCTGTCATTAAAAGAAAAAATGAATTTTGAGATGGCGAATTTAATCAGCGGTCAAGAAATGCCATACGCTACCTTGATGTACATCTGGTCTGGCAAATCACCTGTTGATTCCATCCTTACCAATGCCCATACCTCGCGTATCAAAATGATTGTGGTGGATTCAGGTTGGGATAATTTGGGGCAATGGCATAAGCATCAGCGCGATTTATCTGCTGACTACAAACGCGCGTATGGTGAGGCGCCAGGAGATGTGATTGGTGTTGCATTGCTCACTGATACAGATAACACCAAATCTGAAACACGTGCTTTCTATGGTGATATCGAACTCGTTCGCAAGCCCGCAAAATAA
- the apbC gene encoding iron-sulfur cluster carrier protein ApbC, whose translation MSVTVEAVQGALKSVVDPNTNIDFVTAKNIKNLKVEDGDISLDIVLGYPAKSQFDLIRKAAINSLRNLPGVKNVSVNVNSQIVAHAVQRGVKLLPGVKNIIAVASGKGGVGKSTTAVNLALALAAEGAQVGILDADIYGPSQPMMLGITGRPDSLEENTIEPMEGHGLQASSIGFLIDDDAPMVWRGPMVTSALEQLLRQTRWRDLDYLVVDMPPGTGDIQLTLSQKVPVTGSVIVTTPQDIALLDARKGLKMFEKVGVPIVGIIENMSTYVCPSCGHEEHVFGAGGGEKMCKDYGVEFLGALPLNLSIREQADAGRPTVVADPDGAISAIYKNIARRVAIRVATLSKDMSSKFPNIVVQNT comes from the coding sequence GTGTCAGTTACTGTTGAAGCGGTTCAAGGTGCCTTGAAAAGTGTCGTTGATCCTAATACGAATATCGATTTTGTTACCGCTAAAAATATTAAAAATCTCAAAGTAGAGGATGGCGATATTTCTCTGGATATCGTTTTAGGTTATCCAGCAAAAAGTCAGTTCGATTTAATTAGAAAAGCAGCGATTAATTCTTTGCGTAATTTACCAGGCGTTAAAAACGTTAGCGTGAATGTCAACAGTCAAATCGTTGCGCATGCCGTTCAACGTGGCGTTAAGTTGCTCCCTGGTGTGAAAAATATTATTGCCGTTGCAAGCGGTAAAGGCGGTGTTGGCAAATCGACTACAGCTGTTAACTTAGCACTAGCTCTAGCTGCTGAGGGCGCGCAGGTCGGAATATTGGATGCAGATATTTATGGACCAAGTCAGCCGATGATGTTGGGTATAACTGGTAGACCAGATTCTCTTGAGGAAAATACGATTGAGCCGATGGAAGGACATGGTTTGCAAGCAAGCTCAATTGGTTTCTTAATTGATGATGATGCGCCGATGGTATGGCGTGGCCCAATGGTGACTTCAGCATTAGAGCAATTGTTGCGCCAAACACGTTGGCGTGATTTGGATTACTTGGTAGTAGATATGCCGCCAGGTACTGGAGACATCCAATTAACGCTTTCTCAAAAAGTGCCAGTAACAGGTTCGGTGATTGTGACCACACCGCAAGACATTGCCTTGCTTGACGCCCGCAAAGGTCTCAAGATGTTTGAAAAGGTTGGAGTGCCTATTGTTGGCATTATTGAGAATATGAGCACTTATGTTTGCCCAAGTTGCGGACATGAAGAGCATGTATTTGGTGCTGGTGGCGGTGAAAAAATGTGCAAGGACTACGGCGTTGAGTTCCTGGGTGCGTTGCCTTTGAATCTATCGATACGTGAGCAGGCTGATGCGGGTAGGCCTACTGTGGTTGCCGATCCTGATGGCGCCATCAGTGCAATTTATAAAAACATTGCTAGACGAGTCGCTATTAGAGTCGCTACGCTATCTAAGGATATGAGCAGCAAGTTCCCTAACATTGTGGTTCAAAACACTTAA
- a CDS encoding DUF3305 domain-containing protein produces the protein MRKQKMDNPWVSHRWVPQEVLPDFGQFESQTPNSITGKFHERDADSETWLFTGFELDLFQDESEGYYLNTSAPKPCWFVMWRLEEDIDRYIDVQSLPLARADATIAVPHRICVSYNEAARLLDGGESVDTVPMSQEHTAWLQEFVDDHYRPEPKKRHKPASFKGAERPTEER, from the coding sequence ATGCGTAAACAAAAAATGGATAACCCATGGGTTTCGCACCGCTGGGTTCCTCAAGAGGTTTTGCCTGATTTTGGGCAGTTCGAAAGTCAAACACCCAATTCAATCACGGGGAAATTTCATGAGCGTGATGCGGATAGCGAAACATGGTTGTTTACTGGATTTGAATTAGACCTTTTTCAGGATGAGTCAGAGGGTTACTACCTCAATACCTCAGCTCCCAAGCCGTGTTGGTTTGTGATGTGGCGCCTTGAAGAAGATATTGATCGCTATATTGATGTGCAGTCTCTTCCTTTGGCTAGGGCTGACGCAACCATTGCCGTGCCCCATCGTATTTGCGTAAGCTATAACGAGGCAGCTCGATTACTTGATGGCGGCGAGTCTGTTGATACAGTGCCGATGAGCCAGGAACATACCGCCTGGTTACAGGAGTTTGTCGATGACCATTACCGACCAGAACCTAAAAAACGTCATAAGCCCGCTTCATTCAAAGGTGCTGAGCGCCCTACGGAGGAGAGATGA
- a CDS encoding DUF47 domain-containing protein, whose amino-acid sequence MFFSKLMPHDGNFFELFNEHAGNIVAASESFLKFVEHYNDEALRAKYTQEVDKAEHACDDVVKEVHRRLHKTFITPIDRDQIFSLINTMDDVADLLQNGTEAMHLYDVKQMTPEMLQMAELCNQCCISMKNAVGTLKDISDPEVAKAALKTCDEIDHLESGADRLLSTAITRLFREDIEVRELIKCQRIYELLEEVTDKCEDVANLVEGIVLENS is encoded by the coding sequence ATGTTCTTCAGTAAGTTAATGCCTCACGATGGTAATTTCTTTGAATTGTTCAATGAACATGCTGGAAATATCGTTGCAGCTTCAGAATCCTTTTTGAAGTTTGTTGAACATTACAACGATGAAGCTTTGCGTGCGAAATACACGCAAGAAGTTGATAAAGCGGAACACGCTTGCGATGATGTGGTTAAAGAAGTGCATCGCCGCTTGCATAAAACATTTATTACCCCAATCGATCGCGATCAAATTTTTTCACTCATCAATACGATGGATGACGTTGCAGATTTATTGCAAAACGGCACAGAAGCGATGCATCTTTATGATGTGAAGCAAATGACGCCAGAGATGCTGCAGATGGCTGAGCTATGTAATCAGTGCTGCATCAGCATGAAGAACGCTGTAGGTACTCTAAAAGATATCTCCGATCCTGAGGTTGCTAAGGCTGCTTTGAAGACTTGCGATGAAATCGATCATCTCGAGTCTGGGGCTGATCGCCTGCTATCGACCGCTATTACAAGGCTGTTCCGCGAGGATATCGAGGTCCGTGAGCTAATCAAGTGCCAACGTATTTATGAATTGCTCGAAGAAGTAACCGATAAATGTGAAGACGTTGCCAATTTGGTTGAAGGCATTGTTCTTGAAAACTCTTAA
- a CDS encoding heavy metal translocating P-type ATPase, whose protein sequence is MSQQKDTNSSIFTLDIDGMTCASCVARVEKALDRIPGVEAASVNLATEQAKVRLEPGSTTSAEEIINLVQKTGYGAKISSPHGNLDPNPTHAFWGSDGLGRVLLSFALSAPLFLPMFFMPFGIHWALAPKWQILLATPVQFILGWRFYKAGFKSVLAGAGNMDLLVALGTSAAYGLSVYQMIASPHANHELYFEGSTVIICMVLLGKWLEARAKRQTSEAIRALQKLWPENAKVLNSNIEIKEGIAFDQYRELPLDQVFPGDHILVLPGERIPVDGLILLGNSHIDESLLTGESDPVKKSLGAKVIGGSLNGEGVLIIDAKAVGVESVLSKIITLVEDAQTQKAPIHKLVDRVSAIFVPSVIIIALLTGLINWIYLDSVSIAILRSVSVLVIACPCALGLATPAAIMAGTGVAARFGILIKDPQVLELAHRLNIVAFDKTGTLTIGKPQVLEFIDLSGTKDNNSLLATAAGLQMGSEHPLAKALIGAAKLADTNPIPPSQSAALPGVGISGVPSSGPWANQKLSLQSIASLENNPHYSEILAKAQHCFNQGQTVSVLMNAEISSLPLAIIGFGDELKSSAKAAISALHQLHIRTVMLSGDNAAAVKRVGDSIGIDEVFGQVLPNNKAEIIRQLQSSGKDQSRQYVAMVGDGVNDAPALATADVGMAMSTGTDVAMQAAGITLIRGDPSLVADAIDISKRTWKKIQQNLFWAFAFNATGIPLAALGYLSPMLAGSAMALSSFCVLSNALLLKRWRPTHR, encoded by the coding sequence ATGAGCCAGCAAAAAGACACAAATTCCTCAATTTTCACCCTAGATATTGACGGTATGACCTGCGCCTCTTGCGTGGCAAGGGTTGAAAAGGCGCTAGATCGCATCCCCGGAGTAGAAGCTGCCAGCGTTAACCTCGCTACAGAGCAAGCAAAAGTCCGTCTCGAGCCCGGCTCCACCACCTCAGCCGAAGAAATCATCAATTTGGTGCAAAAAACAGGTTATGGAGCCAAGATCAGCTCACCCCATGGCAACCTTGACCCCAACCCTACACATGCATTTTGGGGATCGGATGGACTAGGTCGAGTATTGCTGAGCTTTGCCTTGTCTGCCCCCCTATTCTTGCCTATGTTTTTCATGCCCTTTGGAATCCATTGGGCACTTGCTCCGAAGTGGCAAATCTTGCTGGCAACACCCGTGCAATTTATTTTGGGTTGGCGTTTCTATAAAGCTGGCTTCAAATCTGTTTTAGCTGGCGCTGGAAATATGGATTTATTGGTTGCACTTGGAACCAGTGCCGCATATGGCTTAAGTGTTTATCAAATGATTGCGTCGCCACATGCCAACCATGAACTCTACTTTGAAGGCTCTACTGTCATCATTTGCATGGTCTTGCTTGGCAAATGGTTGGAAGCGAGAGCAAAACGACAGACGAGTGAAGCGATTCGCGCACTTCAAAAACTATGGCCAGAGAATGCGAAAGTTCTTAATTCAAATATTGAAATCAAAGAAGGTATTGCCTTTGATCAATATCGCGAACTACCTTTAGACCAAGTTTTTCCCGGCGATCATATCCTCGTGTTGCCCGGCGAACGCATCCCGGTGGATGGCTTGATTCTATTGGGCAATAGCCATATTGATGAATCCCTTTTAACTGGCGAAAGCGACCCCGTTAAAAAATCACTTGGAGCGAAAGTGATTGGCGGATCGCTCAATGGCGAAGGGGTTCTCATCATTGACGCTAAAGCGGTTGGCGTTGAAAGTGTCTTATCAAAAATCATCACCTTAGTGGAAGATGCACAAACGCAAAAAGCACCTATTCATAAATTAGTTGACCGAGTTAGCGCTATTTTTGTTCCAAGCGTCATCATCATCGCATTACTTACAGGTCTCATAAATTGGATTTATCTTGATTCGGTTTCTATTGCCATCTTGCGCTCTGTATCCGTTCTCGTGATTGCCTGTCCTTGCGCACTTGGTCTAGCCACGCCAGCGGCCATCATGGCAGGAACAGGAGTGGCTGCGCGCTTTGGCATCCTCATTAAAGATCCTCAAGTTCTAGAGCTAGCGCATCGCTTAAACATTGTTGCCTTCGATAAAACTGGCACTCTCACCATTGGCAAGCCACAGGTACTAGAGTTCATTGATCTCAGCGGCACCAAGGACAATAATTCCCTTCTTGCCACTGCTGCGGGTTTACAAATGGGTAGCGAGCATCCTTTAGCAAAAGCACTGATAGGTGCCGCCAAACTCGCTGACACCAACCCCATCCCCCCATCCCAAAGCGCGGCTTTGCCTGGGGTTGGCATCAGCGGCGTACCAAGCTCGGGACCGTGGGCCAATCAAAAGCTCTCACTTCAAAGTATTGCTTCGCTAGAAAATAATCCGCACTATTCAGAAATTTTGGCTAAGGCACAACACTGCTTTAATCAGGGGCAAACGGTATCTGTATTAATGAATGCAGAAATTTCATCATTACCTCTTGCCATCATCGGATTTGGCGATGAACTCAAGAGTTCAGCAAAAGCCGCAATCTCTGCTTTGCATCAGTTACATATTCGGACTGTGATGCTTTCCGGTGACAACGCGGCTGCTGTAAAACGAGTTGGTGACTCAATCGGTATTGATGAGGTTTTTGGACAAGTATTGCCAAACAATAAGGCTGAAATTATTCGTCAATTGCAATCTTCTGGAAAAGACCAATCCAGACAATACGTCGCCATGGTAGGCGATGGCGTTAACGATGCGCCAGCATTGGCAACCGCCGATGTTGGTATGGCCATGTCTACAGGCACAGATGTTGCCATGCAGGCAGCAGGCATCACCCTCATACGTGGTGACCCGAGCTTGGTAGCAGATGCGATTGATATTTCCAAAAGAACCTGGAAAAAGATTCAGCAAAATCTCTTTTGGGCTTTTGCATTTAATGCCACAGGCATTCCCCTAGCGGCACTTGGTTATTTATCACCAATGCTTGCGGGTAGCGCCATGGCACTCTCTAGTTTCTGCGTATTAAGTAATGCACTTTTACTAAAACGCTGGCGCCCAACTCATCGCTAA
- a CDS encoding TorD/DmsD family molecular chaperone, which produces MTDQGTQKTDKPSATEVGDVGLPEDLARADLYGLIARFFHLPPDQEFLDQIAATGDQQGASDDAPLARAWLDLVEVAKNNPAKAWHDEFDLNFISVGKPNVVLNGSFYMAGHLNERPLVNIRKALEGFGLEAAEEVTETEDHISSLCEVMRYLIAGDDVEVSNLTNQRVFFNEHIRPWYEELCDAIQDLPEMHLYHPVAVLTREFLDIEGQSFDMI; this is translated from the coding sequence ATGACAGATCAGGGTACCCAGAAGACAGATAAGCCATCAGCTACCGAAGTTGGGGATGTCGGTTTGCCAGAAGACTTGGCTAGAGCGGATCTGTATGGATTAATCGCACGCTTTTTCCATTTGCCGCCTGACCAAGAATTTTTAGATCAAATTGCCGCTACCGGTGATCAGCAGGGTGCTTCTGATGATGCTCCATTGGCTAGAGCATGGTTGGATCTGGTTGAGGTTGCAAAAAATAATCCTGCTAAAGCTTGGCATGACGAATTTGATTTGAATTTCATTAGCGTTGGCAAGCCAAATGTTGTTTTAAATGGTTCGTTTTATATGGCCGGCCATCTCAATGAAAGACCGCTGGTAAATATTCGTAAAGCGCTTGAGGGGTTTGGGCTTGAGGCCGCTGAAGAGGTCACCGAAACTGAAGATCATATTTCCTCGTTATGTGAGGTGATGCGCTATCTAATCGCAGGGGATGATGTAGAGGTATCAAACCTTACCAACCAAAGGGTTTTTTTCAACGAGCATATCCGCCCTTGGTATGAGGAATTATGTGATGCCATTCAAGATCTCCCAGAGATGCATCTCTACCATCCTGTTGCCGTGCTTACTAGAGAGTTCCTAGATATTGAAGGCCAAAGTTTTGACATGATTTAA
- a CDS encoding 4Fe-4S binding protein, which yields MGQKFVCNCNGTMPLDAKALGVTMHNSLCRQEVGSFLKGLDSPESIVVACTQEASLFGELANQSEKPLIAPLKFVNIREVAGWTQEAKTSGPKIAALLALSEMPEAEAVPVVNYESQGRLLILGPGAQAIPWAERFQTSLDVSVLCTEPSELPLARDYPIYSGAVTKLDGYLGKFTVTWEAQNPIDLEMCTRCGACLESCPENAIDLSFQIDLNKCKAHRSCVTACASIGAISFDREERERISEFDLVLDLRQNPSMRMSQTPQGYFAPGSDPLEQALILNQLLEMVGEFEKPKYFVYNDKLCAHGRNGKVGCSACIDVCSTGAISSLFKNCQGAVEVNPNLCMGCGACSTVCPSGAMRYNYPSVSHQGKELKTIASVFNAEAAKLNLDLSPSLLLHNFKAGTELIDSLGRSAHVLPKQFEGLPAFVVPYGIEHIASTGLELWLGALSYGFAELILLLSGDEDPAYRDALINQVKLANSILNAYGFDNRIQLLMADSQDDLNSVSKVMGNLRQRGSLKAICAPASFGLSNQKRETLEAVLEYLQKQAKTRLPEAGAPLPKNSLLGGLKINRDACTLCMSCVGSCPEGALLDNVDEPILSFIEKQCVQCGICVQTCPENALGLDPRLQSVEQRKQKQTLNETQAFHCISCGKPFGTTKMVDLMLAKLGAHSAFSGAAMDRLKMCGDCRVVDMVKKEL from the coding sequence ATGGGTCAAAAATTCGTATGTAATTGCAATGGCACAATGCCTCTAGACGCCAAGGCGTTAGGCGTGACCATGCACAACTCTTTATGTAGGCAAGAGGTGGGTTCTTTCTTGAAGGGCTTGGATAGCCCTGAATCCATAGTGGTTGCTTGCACGCAAGAAGCTTCTTTATTTGGTGAGTTGGCAAACCAATCTGAAAAGCCGTTAATTGCTCCATTAAAGTTCGTCAATATTCGAGAGGTTGCCGGTTGGACGCAAGAAGCAAAAACATCGGGGCCTAAGATTGCTGCACTACTCGCCTTAAGTGAGATGCCAGAAGCAGAGGCTGTGCCAGTCGTTAATTACGAGAGCCAAGGTAGGTTATTAATTTTGGGTCCTGGTGCTCAAGCAATACCTTGGGCGGAAAGGTTTCAAACCTCATTAGATGTTTCGGTTCTCTGTACTGAGCCAAGCGAATTACCACTTGCTCGTGATTACCCCATCTACAGCGGTGCAGTTACCAAGCTAGATGGTTATCTTGGTAAATTCACGGTAACTTGGGAGGCGCAGAATCCCATTGATTTAGAGATGTGTACTCGTTGCGGAGCATGTCTTGAATCCTGTCCAGAAAATGCAATCGATCTTTCATTTCAAATTGACTTAAATAAATGTAAAGCGCATCGCTCTTGCGTAACCGCTTGTGCAAGTATTGGGGCAATTTCATTTGATCGAGAAGAGCGTGAACGCATTTCTGAATTCGATTTAGTTCTAGATTTGCGCCAAAACCCATCAATGCGCATGAGTCAAACACCGCAAGGCTATTTTGCGCCTGGCAGCGATCCCCTAGAACAAGCATTGATCTTGAATCAATTGCTTGAGATGGTGGGCGAGTTTGAAAAACCTAAATATTTTGTATACAACGATAAGCTTTGCGCGCATGGCCGAAATGGCAAAGTTGGATGTAGCGCTTGTATCGATGTTTGTTCTACCGGGGCAATCAGCTCTCTCTTTAAGAATTGCCAAGGAGCCGTTGAGGTCAATCCCAATCTTTGCATGGGTTGCGGTGCTTGCTCCACCGTTTGCCCATCTGGGGCGATGCGCTATAACTATCCAAGTGTCTCGCATCAAGGAAAAGAATTAAAAACTATCGCTAGCGTATTTAACGCAGAGGCTGCAAAACTTAATTTGGATCTCTCACCAAGCTTGTTGCTGCATAACTTCAAGGCAGGTACCGAACTGATTGATAGCTTGGGTCGATCTGCCCATGTTTTACCAAAACAGTTTGAGGGTCTTCCAGCTTTTGTGGTTCCGTATGGTATTGAGCATATTGCATCGACTGGTTTAGAGCTATGGCTTGGAGCCTTGTCATATGGTTTTGCTGAGCTCATCTTGCTATTAAGTGGGGATGAGGATCCAGCCTATCGCGATGCGCTAATCAATCAAGTGAAGCTGGCTAATTCAATTCTGAATGCGTACGGATTTGATAATCGCATTCAATTGCTAATGGCCGATTCTCAAGATGACTTGAACTCAGTATCTAAAGTAATGGGTAATCTGCGCCAACGCGGTAGTTTAAAGGCCATTTGCGCACCGGCAAGCTTTGGTTTATCAAATCAAAAGCGGGAAACTTTAGAAGCGGTTTTGGAGTATTTACAAAAACAAGCGAAGACACGATTACCTGAAGCAGGCGCACCTCTTCCTAAAAATTCTTTATTGGGTGGATTAAAGATTAATCGTGATGCATGTACTTTGTGCATGTCTTGTGTTGGCAGTTGTCCAGAGGGTGCGCTTCTGGACAATGTCGATGAACCCATTCTGTCCTTTATTGAAAAGCAATGTGTTCAATGTGGCATCTGTGTTCAAACATGTCCTGAAAATGCGTTGGGCTTAGATCCACGTTTGCAGAGTGTTGAGCAACGCAAGCAAAAACAAACCCTAAATGAGACCCAAGCTTTCCATTGCATTAGTTGCGGTAAACCTTTCGGAACTACAAAAATGGTGGATCTCATGCTGGCTAAATTGGGGGCGCATAGCGCCTTCAGTGGTGCAGCCATGGATCGTTTAAAAATGTGCGGCGATTGCCGAGTGGTGGATATGGTAAAGAAAGAGTTATGA
- a CDS encoding anion permease, which yields MNGFHDAANSIATVVSTGVLKPQQAVVFAAFFNFLAIFIFHLSVAATVGKGIVHPSGIDLHVIFGALVGAIVWNVVTWFYGIPSSSSHALIGGLVGAALPKVGLAGLVWGGIFKTVAFIFISPLVGFLLGSLMMLLVAWVCRHVTLSKTDRWFRRLQLLSAGAYSLGHGGNDSQKTIGIIWLLLIITGYTDASASMPPTWTIIACYIAIAMGTMFGGWRIVKTMGQKLTKLKPVGGFCAETGGAITLFAATALGVPVSTTHTITGAIVGVGSTQRASAVRWGVAGNIVWAWIFTIPATALMSMVVYYISLAIF from the coding sequence ATGAATGGATTTCATGATGCGGCGAACTCTATTGCAACTGTTGTATCCACTGGTGTTCTGAAGCCGCAACAAGCCGTTGTGTTTGCGGCCTTCTTTAATTTTTTAGCAATCTTTATCTTCCATCTTAGTGTTGCCGCAACTGTTGGTAAAGGAATCGTTCATCCATCAGGAATTGATTTGCATGTGATCTTTGGCGCTTTGGTTGGTGCCATTGTTTGGAATGTGGTGACCTGGTTTTATGGAATTCCATCCAGCTCTTCCCACGCCTTAATTGGCGGTTTGGTTGGAGCTGCGCTTCCGAAGGTGGGTCTTGCCGGTTTGGTATGGGGCGGCATCTTTAAGACGGTTGCCTTTATTTTCATATCTCCTTTAGTTGGTTTTCTGTTGGGCTCGTTGATGATGTTATTGGTAGCTTGGGTTTGCCGACATGTAACGCTATCAAAAACTGATCGTTGGTTTAGGCGGTTGCAGCTACTCTCTGCGGGCGCTTATAGTCTTGGGCATGGTGGAAATGATTCACAAAAGACAATCGGCATTATTTGGTTGTTATTAATAATTACTGGCTATACAGATGCCTCTGCCAGCATGCCTCCCACCTGGACCATTATTGCTTGTTACATCGCGATCGCTATGGGTACCATGTTTGGTGGTTGGCGTATTGTTAAAACCATGGGCCAAAAACTCACGAAGCTCAAACCAGTTGGCGGTTTCTGTGCTGAGACTGGTGGTGCGATTACTCTTTTTGCAGCCACAGCTTTGGGCGTTCCAGTTTCAACTACCCACACAATCACTGGGGCTATTGTTGGTGTGGGCTCCACTCAAAGAGCTAGCGCAGTGCGCTGGGGTGTGGCTGGAAACATCGTATGGGCATGGATTTTCACGATTCCTGCGACTGCCTTGATGTCTATGGTTGTGTATTACATCAGCTTAGCCATTTTTTAA
- a CDS encoding DUF3306 domain-containing protein, giving the protein MTEGFFSRWSRRKSGKEKDVDPPEELIKPSSTKQALDGSTLDKTKEEIQNPPPVTLEDVEKIDRFAPDFSAFMKPDVDPAVQQAALKKMFTDPHFNVMDGLDIYIDDYSKPDPLPQGMLERMVQSDMLNLFRKKAEVVATKDGGKSADALSNPESQALAAETQTAITSFDIQGVNRSMNESSTVATNIGIPSSELEQKKT; this is encoded by the coding sequence ATGACCGAAGGCTTCTTTAGTCGCTGGTCTCGTCGCAAGTCTGGTAAAGAAAAGGACGTCGATCCTCCTGAAGAGTTGATTAAGCCAAGTTCCACAAAGCAGGCCTTGGATGGCAGCACGCTAGATAAGACAAAAGAAGAAATTCAAAATCCACCTCCAGTGACGCTTGAGGACGTGGAAAAAATCGATCGATTTGCACCTGATTTCTCCGCTTTCATGAAGCCAGACGTTGACCCCGCTGTTCAGCAGGCAGCTTTAAAAAAGATGTTTACTGACCCGCACTTCAATGTGATGGATGGCCTAGATATTTATATTGATGACTATTCCAAGCCAGATCCACTACCGCAGGGTATGCTAGAGCGGATGGTTCAAAGCGATATGTTGAATCTATTCCGCAAGAAGGCAGAAGTAGTTGCGACAAAGGATGGCGGCAAGTCAGCCGACGCTTTGTCCAACCCCGAAAGTCAGGCTTTAGCGGCAGAAACTCAAACTGCTATAACATCTTTCGATATTCAGGGGGTTAATCGGTCGATGAATGAGTCATCAACTGTGGCGACAAATATTGGCATCCCCTCATCAGAGTTAGAGCAGAAAAAAACCTAG